From the genome of Streptomyces xanthophaeus:
GCCACCCCCGCCCTCGCGGACCCGAACTTCGACCGCGCGGTCGTGCTGCTGCTCGACCACGACGAGCAGGGCTCCCTCGGCGTGGTCCTGAACAGGCCGACTCCCGTGGGCGTCGGCGACGTCCTGCTGCCCTGGGCGCCCCTGGCGGGCGACCCCGGGGTGGTCTTCCAGGGCGGGCCGGTGGCCATGGACTCGGCCCTGGGCGTGGCGGTGATCCCGGGCGAGGAGGGTCCGCTCGGCTGGCGCCGCGTGTACGGGGCGATCGGACTGGTCGACCTGGAGACGCCGCCGGAGCTGCTGGCCGCGGCCCTGGGCGGCCTGCGGATCTTCGCCGGCTACTCAGGCTGGGGCCCGGGCCAGCTGGAGGCGGAGCTCAGCGAGGGCGCCTGGTACGTGGTGGAGTCGGAGCCCGGGGACGTGTCCTTCCCGGATCCGGAGCGGCTGTGGCGGGCGGTGCTGCGCCGCCAGCGCAGCGACCTCGCGATGGTCGCCACCTATCCGGACGACCCGTCGCTCAACTGACGGGCGCGGGGTTAAGTACCCTGGGTTCCATGAGCACTCTTGAGCCCGAGCGCGGGACTGGCACGGGGACCCTCGTAGAGCCGACGCCGCAGGTGTCGCACGGTGACGGCGACCACGAGCGCTTCGCCCACTACGTCCAGAAGGACAAGATCATGGCGAGCGCGCTCGACGGGACCCCCGTCGTCGCGCTCTGCGGCAAGGTCTGGGTACCGGGCCGGGACCCGAAGAAGTACCCGGTCTGCCCCATGTGCAAGGAGATCTACGAGTCCATGGGCCCCGGCGGGGACAAGGACAAGGGCGGCAAGGACAAGTAGTCCACCCCCGGCCCTCCGTCTTCCGCGGGACCGAGACCGACCGAGACCCCCGGTGCGCCACAGTGCGCCCGGGGGTCTTTGCCGTGCCCGTGGGGCGCGTTAGGGTCGGCGCGACGAGCGCCCTGCGGAACGAGCGTTGCGCAGGACGCAACACGCGCACGCCGCCGTGAAGGGCTGACGCATGGACCTGATCCCCGCACCCCGGGTCGCCGTTCCCGACGAAGGAGGGCGCCGCTTCGCGTTCGGGCCCGAGCCGGTCCTGGACGCCGGGCCGGGAGCCGCGGCGGTCGCGCGCTGGCTGCGGCGCGAACTGGGCGCGGCCACCGGCTGGGAGCTGCCCGCCGCCGGGGCCGGCGTCACCGCCGAGCTGCGGCTGCGCGTCGACCCGGACGTCGCCGGGGAGCTCGGCCCGGAGGCGTACCGCATCGAGATCGGCCCGGACGGGGCGGAGCTGACGGGCGCGACGGCGGCCGGGCTGTTCTGGGGCGCCCAGACGCTGCGTCAGCTGCTGGGGCCCGACGCGTACCGCAGGGCGCCGCTGCCCGGCCGCAAGTGGAGCCTGCCGTACGCCTCCGTCGTGGACGGCCCGCGGTTCGGCTGGCGCGGGATGATGCTGGACGTGGCCCGGCACTTCATGCCCAAGGACGGCGTGCTGCGCTACATCGACCTGCTCGCCGCGCACAAGCTCAACGTGCTGCACCTGCACCTGACCGACGACCAGGGCTGGCGGATCGAGATCGAGCGCTACCCGAGGCTGACCGAGGTCGGCGGCTGGCGCCCGCGCAGCCGGTGGGGCCACCGGGCCTCGCCGCTGTGGAACGAGACCCCGCACGGCGGCTTCTACACGCAGGACGACATCCGCGAGATCGTCGCGTACGCCGCCGAGCGGCACGTCCGGGTGGTCCCGGAGATCGACGTACCGGGGCATTCGCAGGCCGCGATCGCCGCGTACCCGGAGCTGGGCAACACCGACGTCGTCGACACCTCCGCGCTCGGGGTCTGGGAGGACTGGGGGATCACCGAGAACGTGCTCGCGCCCACCGAAGCCGTGCTGCGCTTCTACGAAGGGGTCTTCGAGGAGCTGCTGGAGCTGTTCCCGGCCGAGGTCTCACCCTTCGTGCACGTGGGCGGGGACGAGTGCCCCAAGGCGCAGTGGAGGGCCTCCGCGGTCGCCCAGGAGCGGATCCGGGAGCTGGGCGTGGACGGGGAGGACGGTCTGCAGTCCTGGTTCGTCCGGCACTTCGACGGCTGGCTCGCCGCGCGCGGGCGGCGGCTGATCGGCTGGGACGAGATCCTGGAGGGCGGGCTCGCGGTCGGCGCCGCCGTGTCCTCGTGGCGCGGCTACGCGGGCGGGATCGCCGCCGCCGAGGCCGGGCACGACGTGGTCATGTGCCCCGAGCAGCAGGTGTACCTGGATCACCGGCAGGCGGGCGGCGCGGACGAGCCGATGCCCATCGGGTACGTGCGCTCGCTGGAGGACGTCTACCGCTTCGAGCCGGTGCCGCCGACGCTGTCGCCGGAGGCCGCCGCCCGGGTGCTGGGCGCGCAGGCCAACGTGTGGACCGAGGTGATGGAGAACCAGGGCAGGGTCGACTACCAGGTGTTCCCGAGGCTGGTGGCCTTCGCCGAGGTGGTGTGGTCACGGCAGCCGGCACCCGAGGAGCGCGACTTCGCGTGGTTCGAGGGGCGGATGGCCGCGCACTACGCGCGGTTGGCCGCGCAGGGGGTCGATTACCGGCCGCCGGGCGGGCCGTTGCCGCGGCAGCGGAGGCCCGGCGTGCTCGGGCGTCCGATCGAGGGCGCGCCCCCGAACGTGTGACAAGTGGAGGGCGGCGCCGACCCGAACCGAAAGGGAACGGGAGTGGAACTCTGCCTCAATTTCCCCATAGACGGGGAAAATCGGGCAATCAGGGAGAAGGGTCGCCGAAGGCGGTGCGACAGGGCCGTACGCCCCGTACGGGGCACCGCGCCCGGGGCGGGCCGCAGCGGGCAGACCCTCGCGCCGGGCGGCCCGGAAGATGTGCCAGAGTTGCCACGTCCCGGCGGTGAGGACGTACCGTACGGCGGAACAGGCGTGAGCGCCGGAACCGGGACATCGGGAAGGGGCAGCTGGGTTGACCACGCACGCACCGCACGCACTGGATTCACCTCAGGGGCCGCAGGGCCCGCAGGCGGCGCAGTCCGTGACGCTGCCGGCCTCGCTCGACGAGGCCGTGGCGGCGCTCACCGCCATGCCCGCCGCCGTGCCGGTCGCGGGCGGCACCGACCTGATGGCCGCCGTCAACGCCGGGCTGCTGCGGCCCGCCGCACTGGTGGGCCTGGGCCGGATCAACGAGATCCGCGGCTGGCAGTACCAGGACGGCCACGCGCTGCTCGGTGCGGGCCTCACGCACGCCCGGATGGGACGGCCGGATTTCGCCGCTCTGATCCCCCGGCTCGCGGCCGCGGCCCGGGCCGCCGGCCCCCCGCAGATCCGCAACGCGGGCACCCTCGGCGGCAACATCGCCACCGCCGCGCCCACGGGTGACGCACTGCCCGTGCTGGCCGCGCTGGAGGCCGTACTCGTCATCGTGGGCCCGGGCGGGCAGCGGGAGATCCCAGTGTCGTACCTGCTGGCCGGGCGGGAGATGCTGCGGCCCGGTGAACTGATCGGCTTCGTGCGGGTGCCGCTGCTGCACGCACCGCAGGTGTTCCTGAAGGCCACGGGCCGTACCGGCCCGGGGCGTGCCGTGGCGTCCGTGGGGCTCGTCCTGGATCCCGCGCGCCGGGGCGTGCGCTGCGCCATCGGCGCGGTCGCCCCGATGCCGCTGCGGCCGCTGGAGGCCGAGCAGTGGGTGGCCTCGCTGATCGACTGGGACGGCGGGCGGACCCTGGCCCCCGAGGCGCTGGAGGCCTTCGGCGAGTACGTCGCGGCCGCGTGCGTGCCCGACCAGGGCGAGCCGGTGGCTCCCGGAGTACTGCATCTGCGGCGGACGGTGGCCGTGCTGGCGCGCAGGGCCCTGGGGAGGGCGCTGACCTCATGAGCGAGAACGAGAACGAGAACGTGACCCAGGGGAACGGCACGACGGGCTGGGGCTGGGAACCGGTCCCGCAGGGCGGCGAGTACGACTCGGACGCCACGGCCTTCGTGAAACTGCCGCAGGACATGCTGGACGCGCTCGGCACCGGGGAGCCGCTCGCGGCGCCCGGGCACGGCTACGTGCCGCCGCCGATGATCGTGCCGCTCGGCTCGGCCACCACGGATCCGGCGGCCACGGGGACGTGGACGATTCCGGTGCAGTGGCCGGAGGCGGGCGGCCCGGCGGGTGGTGCCGGTGCTGCGGGTGCTGCGGGTCAGGGCCCGGGCTCCGGGTCGGTGGGAGGCCCGATCCCGGCGTCGATCCCGATCCCGGCGTCGGTCGCGGCGGCGTTCGCCGAGGCGGAGCCGGAGCCGCCGGTGACCGATCCGAGCGAGACGGCCGAGTGGCGGTTCCCGGAAGCGGCGCAGGAGCCCGAGCAGGCCGGTCCGGCGACCGGGCAGTGGGCCGTGCCCGAGTTCAACGAATTCCCCGAGCAGTCGAACGACTACCGGCCGGGCGCTCTGGACGCCGACTGGAGCCAGGCCCCGGCGACGCTGCCGGGCGGCGCCCCGGCGCCGTGGGCGTACCTGACGCAGCAGCCGGCCGGGGCCCCCGACACGGACGCCGACACAAACGCCGGCGCCGCAGCCGGCGTGCTGCCCGGCACGGACGAGGCCGCGGCCGCTTCGGCCGCCGCCGCCGCGACCGCGCATGCCGCCGGACGGCTGATCGGCGGGCCCGGAGTGGGCGCCGCGGGACGTGGGCCGCGCGTGCTGGGCGGGCCCGGGGTGGGCACCCCCCTGCCCGAGGGCGAGCCGGTGCACCAGGCTCCGCACGACATCGAAGCCGCGCACGGCCCGGCGGCGGAGCACGCCGAGGGCGCCCGCGCCGCGGACCACGCGGGACAAGGCGAGTACGCGGGGCAGAGCGAGCACACGGGGCACGCAGGGCATGCGGTCCACGGGGAGTACGCCGGGCAGGGCGAGTACGCCGGGTACGCGGAGCAGGCCGCCGCTTCGGCCGCGTCGGCCGCCGCCGCGCAGCCGCCGGTGGCCCCCGCCGACCTGGATCTCTTCGGCGGGATCCGTCTCCAGACACCGGCCGCCGAGCCGGCGCAGCCCGCCGGCACCGACGGCCACGGCTTCACCGCGTTCGGCCACGCGCCGGAGCCCGGCCCCGAGGCCGCGCACGGGCCCGAGCACGGGCCCGCGCACGAGGCGGAGCCCGCCGCCGCGGAGCCCGCCGACCCCGGGAACGGGGACGGGCCGGCCGCGCAGGAGCCCCCGGCCGGCCTCACGCCGACCGATGGCACCGCCGATGGTGCGGACGCACTCCCGGACGAGGGCACCACCGAAGGTTTCCCGGCCGAGGTGGCGACGTACGAAGAAGACGCGACCGCCGGGGCCGTCGCCCATCACGAGCACCCGTCGGCCTCCTACGTCCTGCGCGTCAACGGCGCCGACCGGCCCGTCACCGGCGCCTGGATCGGCGAGTCCCTCCTGTACGTGCTGCGCGAGCGGCTCGGCCTCGCGGGCGCCAAGGACGGCTGCTCGCAGGGCGAATGCGGCGCCTGCGCCGTGCAGGTCGACGGCCGGCTCGTCGCCTCCTGCCTGGTACCGGCCGCCACGGCCGCGGGCAGCGAGGTGCGCACCGTCGAGGGTCTCGCGACGGGCGGGGAACTCTCGGACGTCCAGCAGGCGTTGTGCAGGTCGGGTGCGGTGCAGTGCGGGTTCTGCGTACCCGGCATGGCCATGACCATCCACGACCTGCTGGAGGGCAATCACGCCCCCAGCGAGCTGGAGACCCGTCAGGCCCTGTGCGGCAACCTCTGCCGCTGCTCCGGCTACGCGGGCGTCGTCGACGCCGTGCGCGAGGTCGTGGCCGAGCGCGAGGCGGCGGCCGCGGAGCCCGCGGCCCCGGGCGCCGGCGCAGGCGCACCGGAGCCGCGCATCCCGCACCAGGCAGCGCCCGGCGAGGGCGGCATCCACCACGGAGGCACGGCGTGAGCGGGCAGGACGCGGCGACGGCGACCACGACGGTCAACACCACGGTGACGGCCATGGCCGCCCCCGGTTCCGAGACCTTCGAACCACAGGTCCCGCGCGGAATCGGAGCCTCCGTCCCGGCCGCGGACACCCGCGCCAAGACCGAGGGCACCTTCCCCTACGCCGCCGACCTGTGGGCCGAGGGCCTCCTGTGGGCCGCCGTGCTGCGCTCCCCGCACGCCCACGCCCGGATCCTCTCCATCGACACCACGGCCGCCGCCGAGATGCCCGGCGTCCGCGCCGTCGTCACCCACGCCGACGTGCCCGGCGCCACCACCCACGGCCGCCGGATCGCCGACCGGCCGGTGTTCGCGCACGACGTCGTACGCCACCACGGCGAGGCCATCGCCGCCGTCGCCGCCGACCACCCCGACACCGCACGGCTCGCCGCCGCCGCGATCGCGGTCGAGTACGAGCTCCTCGACCCGGTCACCGACCCCGAGCAGTCCTTCGGCGCCCCCGCCCTGCACCCCGACGGCAACCTGATCCGGCACATCCCGCTCCGCTACGGCGACCCGGAAGCCACCGGCGACGTCGTGGTCGAGGGCCTGTACCGGATCGGCCGCCAGGACCCCGCCCCCATCGGCGCCGAGGCCGGACTGGCCGTGCCGCGCCCCGACGGCGGCGTGGAGCTCTACACCGCGTCCACCGACCCGCACACCGACCGCGACCTGGCCGCCGCCTGCTTCGGACTGGATCCGGACCGGGTGCGCGTCGTCGTCACCGGCGTGCCGGGCGCGACGGCCGACCGCGAGGACGCCGCCTTCCAGCTCCCGCTCGGCCTGCTCGCCCTGCGCACGGGCTGCCCGGTCAAACTGGCCGCCACCCGCGAGGAGTCCTTCCTCGGCCACACCCACCGCCACCCGACCCTGCTGCGCTACCGCCACCACGCGGACGCGGAGGGCCGGCTGGTCAAGGTCGAGGCCCAGATCCTGATGGACGCCGGCGCCTACGCCGATTCCTCCTCCGAGTCCCTGGCGGCGGCGGTGGCCTTCGCCTGCGGCCCGTACGTCGTCCCGCACGCCTTCGTCGAGGGCTGGGCGGTACGCACCAACAACCCGCCGTCGGGCCACGTCCGCGGCGAGGGCGCCATGCAGGTGTGCGCCGCCTACGAAGGCCAGATGGACAAGCTCGCGGCCGCCCTCGGCATCGACGGGGCCGAGCTGCGCCTGCGCAACGTCCTGGCGACGGGAGACCTGCTCCCCACCGGCCAGACGGTGACCTGCCCGGCCCCGGTGGCGGAACTGCTGCGCGCTGTCCGCGACTTCGAACTGCCCGCCCTGCCCAAGGACGCCCCGGAGGACGAGTGGCTGCTGCCCGGCGGCCCGGAGGGCGCGGGCGAGCCGGGCGCGGTACGGCGCGGGGTGGGCTACGGCGTCGGCATGGTCCACATGCTCGGTGCCGAGGGGACCGACGAGGTCTCCACGGCCACGGTGAAGGTGGTGGGCGGCGCGGCCACGGTCATCTGCGCGGCCGTCGACACCGGCCAGGGCTTCGCCACGCTGGCCCGGCAGATCGTCCAGGAGGTCCTGGGCGTCGACGAGGTCGCCATGGCCCCGGTGGACACCGACCAGCCGCCGGCCGGGCCGTCGGCGCACGGCCGCCACACGTGGGTGTCGGGCGGCGCGGTGGAGCGGGCGGCCAAGATGGTCCGCACCCAGCTCCTCCAGCCGATGGCCCACAAGCTGGGCATGTCGACGGAGCTCCTGCAGATCCAGGACGGCCGCATCACGTCGTACGACGGCGCGTTCTCGATGTCGGTGGCGGAAGCGATGGTCGGCAAGGAACTCTGGGCGACGGCCCAGTGCCGCCCCCACCCCACGGAACCCCTGGACGCGGACGGCCAGGGCGACGCCTTCGTGGGCCTCGCCTTCTGCGCGATCCGCGCGGTGGTGGACGTGGACATCGAACTGGGCTCGGTCCGGGTCGTGGAACTCGCGGTGGCCCAGGACGTGGGCCGCATCCTGAACCCCCGTCAGCTGGAGGCCCGTATCGAGGCGGGCGTCACCCAGGGCGTGGGCGCGGCCCTGACGGAGAACCTCCGCACGGTCTCCGGCCTGATCCGCCACCCGGACCTGACGGGCTACGCCCTGCCGACGGCGCTGGACGCCCCGGCGGTCCGCATCGTCAAACTGGTCGAAGAGCGTGACGTGGTGGCCCCGTTCGGCGCGAAGGCGGCGAGC
Proteins encoded in this window:
- a CDS encoding YqgE/AlgH family protein, whose amino-acid sequence is MTEVSSLTGRLLVATPALADPNFDRAVVLLLDHDEQGSLGVVLNRPTPVGVGDVLLPWAPLAGDPGVVFQGGPVAMDSALGVAVIPGEEGPLGWRRVYGAIGLVDLETPPELLAAALGGLRIFAGYSGWGPGQLEAELSEGAWYVVESEPGDVSFPDPERLWRAVLRRQRSDLAMVATYPDDPSLN
- a CDS encoding DUF3039 domain-containing protein, with translation MSTLEPERGTGTGTLVEPTPQVSHGDGDHERFAHYVQKDKIMASALDGTPVVALCGKVWVPGRDPKKYPVCPMCKEIYESMGPGGDKDKGGKDK
- a CDS encoding beta-N-acetylhexosaminidase; this translates as MDLIPAPRVAVPDEGGRRFAFGPEPVLDAGPGAAAVARWLRRELGAATGWELPAAGAGVTAELRLRVDPDVAGELGPEAYRIEIGPDGAELTGATAAGLFWGAQTLRQLLGPDAYRRAPLPGRKWSLPYASVVDGPRFGWRGMMLDVARHFMPKDGVLRYIDLLAAHKLNVLHLHLTDDQGWRIEIERYPRLTEVGGWRPRSRWGHRASPLWNETPHGGFYTQDDIREIVAYAAERHVRVVPEIDVPGHSQAAIAAYPELGNTDVVDTSALGVWEDWGITENVLAPTEAVLRFYEGVFEELLELFPAEVSPFVHVGGDECPKAQWRASAVAQERIRELGVDGEDGLQSWFVRHFDGWLAARGRRLIGWDEILEGGLAVGAAVSSWRGYAGGIAAAEAGHDVVMCPEQQVYLDHRQAGGADEPMPIGYVRSLEDVYRFEPVPPTLSPEAAARVLGAQANVWTEVMENQGRVDYQVFPRLVAFAEVVWSRQPAPEERDFAWFEGRMAAHYARLAAQGVDYRPPGGPLPRQRRPGVLGRPIEGAPPNV
- a CDS encoding FAD binding domain-containing protein, whose amino-acid sequence is MDSPQGPQGPQAAQSVTLPASLDEAVAALTAMPAAVPVAGGTDLMAAVNAGLLRPAALVGLGRINEIRGWQYQDGHALLGAGLTHARMGRPDFAALIPRLAAAARAAGPPQIRNAGTLGGNIATAAPTGDALPVLAALEAVLVIVGPGGQREIPVSYLLAGREMLRPGELIGFVRVPLLHAPQVFLKATGRTGPGRAVASVGLVLDPARRGVRCAIGAVAPMPLRPLEAEQWVASLIDWDGGRTLAPEALEAFGEYVAAACVPDQGEPVAPGVLHLRRTVAVLARRALGRALTS
- a CDS encoding (2Fe-2S)-binding protein translates to MSENENENVTQGNGTTGWGWEPVPQGGEYDSDATAFVKLPQDMLDALGTGEPLAAPGHGYVPPPMIVPLGSATTDPAATGTWTIPVQWPEAGGPAGGAGAAGAAGQGPGSGSVGGPIPASIPIPASVAAAFAEAEPEPPVTDPSETAEWRFPEAAQEPEQAGPATGQWAVPEFNEFPEQSNDYRPGALDADWSQAPATLPGGAPAPWAYLTQQPAGAPDTDADTNAGAAAGVLPGTDEAAAASAAAAATAHAAGRLIGGPGVGAAGRGPRVLGGPGVGTPLPEGEPVHQAPHDIEAAHGPAAEHAEGARAADHAGQGEYAGQSEHTGHAGHAVHGEYAGQGEYAGYAEQAAASAASAAAAQPPVAPADLDLFGGIRLQTPAAEPAQPAGTDGHGFTAFGHAPEPGPEAAHGPEHGPAHEAEPAAAEPADPGNGDGPAAQEPPAGLTPTDGTADGADALPDEGTTEGFPAEVATYEEDATAGAVAHHEHPSASYVLRVNGADRPVTGAWIGESLLYVLRERLGLAGAKDGCSQGECGACAVQVDGRLVASCLVPAATAAGSEVRTVEGLATGGELSDVQQALCRSGAVQCGFCVPGMAMTIHDLLEGNHAPSELETRQALCGNLCRCSGYAGVVDAVREVVAEREAAAAEPAAPGAGAGAPEPRIPHQAAPGEGGIHHGGTA
- a CDS encoding xanthine dehydrogenase family protein molybdopterin-binding subunit, translating into MAAPGSETFEPQVPRGIGASVPAADTRAKTEGTFPYAADLWAEGLLWAAVLRSPHAHARILSIDTTAAAEMPGVRAVVTHADVPGATTHGRRIADRPVFAHDVVRHHGEAIAAVAADHPDTARLAAAAIAVEYELLDPVTDPEQSFGAPALHPDGNLIRHIPLRYGDPEATGDVVVEGLYRIGRQDPAPIGAEAGLAVPRPDGGVELYTASTDPHTDRDLAAACFGLDPDRVRVVVTGVPGATADREDAAFQLPLGLLALRTGCPVKLAATREESFLGHTHRHPTLLRYRHHADAEGRLVKVEAQILMDAGAYADSSSESLAAAVAFACGPYVVPHAFVEGWAVRTNNPPSGHVRGEGAMQVCAAYEGQMDKLAAALGIDGAELRLRNVLATGDLLPTGQTVTCPAPVAELLRAVRDFELPALPKDAPEDEWLLPGGPEGAGEPGAVRRGVGYGVGMVHMLGAEGTDEVSTATVKVVGGAATVICAAVDTGQGFATLARQIVQEVLGVDEVAMAPVDTDQPPAGPSAHGRHTWVSGGAVERAAKMVRTQLLQPMAHKLGMSTELLQIQDGRITSYDGAFSMSVAEAMVGKELWATAQCRPHPTEPLDADGQGDAFVGLAFCAIRAVVDVDIELGSVRVVELAVAQDVGRILNPRQLEARIEAGVTQGVGAALTENLRTVSGLIRHPDLTGYALPTALDAPAVRIVKLVEERDVVAPFGAKAASAVPVVTTPAAVASAVRAATGRPVNRLPIRPSAAVGTPNS